One part of the Sulfolobus tengchongensis genome encodes these proteins:
- a CDS encoding DNA topoisomerase IV subunit A — MSSELTSKVDKEARRKAANILRDKFLNLIEQLKRGEPLVMEIPMRTLSNAIYDEKRKLLLLGEKKLKRNFLDLNEAKRFMQTALMASIIYDALINDEYPTIRDLYYRGKHSLLLKSIQDNRTISEENTWDEQKESDSVIVDIEVFTSLLREEMLILSKEKGKVVGNLRIRSGNDVIDLSKTGHGAYAIEPTPDLIDFLDVDAEFVLVVEKDAVFQQLHRAGFWKQYKSILITSAGQPDRATRRFVRRLNEELKLPVYILTDADPYGWYIFSVFRIGSISLSYESERLATPDAKFLGVSMSDIFGNAKKKPYLSDAERKNYIIKAKDADIKRAEEIKNYEWFKTRAWQEEINTFLQKKSKLEIEAMASKGLKFLAFQYIPEKITNKDYIA, encoded by the coding sequence ATGAGTTCAGAACTTACATCTAAAGTCGATAAAGAGGCTAGAAGAAAGGCTGCTAATATACTACGTGACAAGTTTCTAAACTTAATCGAGCAGCTTAAAAGAGGCGAGCCCTTAGTTATGGAAATTCCAATGAGAACATTATCTAATGCCATCTATGACGAAAAAAGAAAATTACTCCTATTAGGAGAGAAGAAACTCAAAAGAAATTTTCTAGATTTAAACGAAGCTAAAAGATTCATGCAGACAGCGTTAATGGCTTCTATTATTTATGACGCGTTAATTAATGATGAATATCCCACGATACGTGATCTTTATTATAGGGGGAAACACTCTCTTCTGTTAAAGTCTATTCAAGATAATAGGACAATATCTGAGGAAAATACTTGGGACGAACAAAAGGAATCTGATAGTGTAATAGTAGATATTGAAGTATTTACGTCTTTGTTAAGAGAGGAAATGCTTATCCTTAGTAAAGAAAAAGGGAAGGTAGTAGGTAATTTAAGAATAAGGAGTGGAAATGATGTGATAGATCTAAGTAAAACTGGTCATGGTGCGTACGCGATTGAACCTACACCAGATCTGATAGATTTCTTAGATGTGGATGCTGAATTCGTATTAGTAGTAGAGAAGGATGCAGTGTTTCAGCAGTTACATAGGGCTGGTTTTTGGAAACAATATAAGTCAATTTTGATAACAAGTGCAGGCCAACCAGATAGGGCAACTAGAAGATTCGTTAGAAGGCTTAATGAAGAACTGAAATTGCCAGTGTATATCTTAACTGATGCTGACCCTTACGGATGGTATATATTTAGCGTGTTTAGAATAGGTTCGATATCATTGTCTTATGAGAGTGAGAGATTAGCTACGCCAGACGCTAAATTCTTAGGGGTATCAATGAGCGACATTTTTGGAAATGCTAAAAAGAAACCATATTTAAGCGATGCCGAAAGAAAGAATTATATAATCAAGGCTAAAGACGCTGATATAAAGAGGGCCGAAGAAATTAAGAATTATGAATGGTTTAAAACAAGAGCATGGCAAGAAGAGATAAATACATTTTTGCAAAAGAAGTCAAAATTGGAAATAGAGGCTATGGCTAGTAAGGGTCTCAAATTCCTTGCATTTCAATATATTCCAGAGAAGATAACTAACAAGGACTACATAGCTTAA
- a CDS encoding translation initiation factor IF-5A yields the protein MSITYTTVGDLKVGSYVVIDGEPCRVVEITKAKTGKHGSAKANVVAIGVFSGAKKTLMAPVDQQVEVPIIEKHVGQIIADMGDKIQIMDLETYETFEMEKPTEDEIASKVRPNAEVEYWEIMGRRKIVRVK from the coding sequence ATGAGTATAACGTACACGACAGTCGGTGATTTGAAAGTAGGTAGTTATGTAGTAATAGATGGAGAACCATGTAGAGTAGTAGAGATAACTAAAGCGAAAACCGGAAAGCATGGCAGTGCAAAGGCTAACGTAGTAGCTATAGGTGTCTTTAGCGGGGCTAAAAAGACATTAATGGCACCTGTTGACCAGCAAGTTGAAGTTCCCATAATTGAGAAGCATGTGGGTCAAATAATTGCCGATATGGGAGATAAAATACAGATAATGGACCTAGAAACCTATGAAACTTTCGAAATGGAAAAACCTACAGAGGATGAAATAGCATCTAAAGTAAGGCCCAACGCTGAAGTGGAATATTGGGAAATAATGGGAAGAAGAAAAATAGTTAGGGTTAAGTAA
- a CDS encoding signal recognition particle protein Srp54: MLENIRDAVRKFLTGSTPYERAVDEFIKDLQKALISSDVNVKLVFSLTAKIKERLSKEKPPSVLERKEWFISIVYDELSKLFGGDKEPNVNPNKLPYVIMLVGVQGSGKTTTAGKLAYFYKKRGYKVGLVAADVYRPAAYEQLTQLGNQIGVPVYGEPNNPNAVEIAKRGVDIFVKSKVDIIIVDTAGRHGYGEENKLLEEMKEMYEVLKPDDVILVIDASIGQKAYDLASRFHQASPIGSIIITKMDGTAKGGGALSAVAATGATIKFIGTGEKIDELEVFNPKRYVSRILGMGDIEAILEKVKGLEEYERIQKKMGDVIEGKGKLTLKDVYAQMVALRKMGPLSKVLQHIPGLGVMLPNPSEEQLKLGEEKIRRWMAALNSMTYKELENPNIIDKSRMRRIAEGAGLEIDEVRELLEWYNNMNKLLKMVKRRRGDIEKLFGGKIG; encoded by the coding sequence ATGCTAGAGAATATAAGGGATGCAGTAAGAAAGTTTTTAACAGGCTCCACACCCTATGAGAGAGCCGTAGACGAGTTCATAAAAGATCTTCAGAAAGCTCTCATCTCATCTGACGTTAATGTTAAGCTAGTTTTTTCCTTAACAGCAAAGATCAAAGAAAGATTAAGTAAAGAGAAACCTCCTTCTGTTTTGGAGAGAAAGGAATGGTTTATATCTATAGTCTACGACGAGCTATCTAAATTATTTGGAGGGGATAAAGAACCAAACGTTAATCCCAACAAATTACCTTATGTCATAATGTTAGTTGGCGTTCAAGGTAGTGGAAAAACCACTACAGCAGGGAAATTAGCTTATTTTTACAAAAAGAGAGGCTACAAAGTTGGGTTAGTTGCTGCTGATGTATATAGACCAGCTGCATATGAACAATTAACGCAATTAGGTAATCAGATCGGCGTACCCGTATACGGTGAGCCAAATAATCCAAACGCTGTAGAGATAGCAAAAAGAGGTGTGGATATTTTCGTTAAAAGCAAAGTGGATATTATTATAGTAGATACCGCAGGTAGGCATGGATATGGTGAAGAAAACAAACTTCTAGAGGAAATGAAGGAGATGTATGAAGTATTAAAACCAGATGATGTTATTCTAGTTATAGATGCTTCTATTGGTCAAAAAGCTTATGATTTGGCATCTAGATTTCATCAAGCAAGTCCCATAGGTTCTATAATAATAACTAAGATGGATGGTACTGCGAAAGGAGGAGGTGCATTATCAGCAGTCGCAGCTACTGGGGCTACGATAAAATTCATAGGTACTGGAGAAAAAATAGACGAGTTAGAGGTATTTAATCCTAAGAGATATGTCTCCCGAATACTTGGCATGGGAGATATAGAAGCTATATTAGAAAAAGTAAAGGGATTAGAGGAATATGAAAGAATACAGAAGAAAATGGGAGATGTTATCGAGGGTAAAGGAAAGTTGACGCTTAAAGATGTTTACGCTCAAATGGTAGCCTTAAGAAAAATGGGTCCTCTTTCTAAGGTGTTGCAACATATTCCTGGACTAGGCGTTATGCTTCCAAATCCCAGCGAAGAGCAGTTAAAATTAGGAGAAGAAAAAATTAGGAGATGGATGGCTGCTTTAAATTCCATGACATACAAGGAATTAGAGAATCCAAATATAATTGACAAGTCGAGGATGAGAAGAATAGCTGAAGGGGCTGGATTAGAGATAGATGAGGTAAGAGAACTTTTAGAATGGTATAATAACATGAATAAGTTGCTAAAAATGGTTAAAAGAAGGAGGGGCGATATTGAGAAACTCTTCGGAGGAAAAATCGGATAA